TGTTCCGCTGTTTGCCTCATGATTATAGTTGCCTCCCTAACTTAAGCTATACCATTCGATCATAGAGGATAAGGTCACTCTATCGCAATCGAAAATACCTAAGTATAATTTGAACTTGGAATTAAGGCGCGTAAAAGCCAACCGATAAGAGGAGCATTCTTATGGCTGGCGAGTCTAACTTTACGAGGGGGACACCCGATTATCAATGCCATATGTTATTTTTAGCATCGTTTTTTATTTGTACAACAGTCCACGATCGTCGATGTTTTTATCAAAATAATGCCCGGCATAGGAGCAAGCGGGGATGATTTTCAAATCTTCTTCCCGAGCGTACCCTATTACTTTTCGAACGAGCTCGTCGGCGATTCCTTGCCCTCGCAGGCTGGGTGAGATATAGGTGTGATCGATACTGATCACTCCATTACCTTGAGGCGAGTAGGTGATTTCGGCTACCGTTTTTCCGTCATCTTTAATGAAAAAGCTGCCCGATTTTGACTGTATATTGTGTTTGTCCATGGTGTTTAATCCTCCTTCATCTGGTTGTACTATACCCGTATCTACGATGCATTAAACGGATTTCACATAGGCGAACACCCTTGAAGGGATATTTGCATACAATGCGGATAGAAGAGAACGAAGGAGGAGCATCATGAACAACTATTCAACGCAACCGCAAATGCTGTTTCAATGCGATCACCATCTGGTACATTCCATGAAGAAGCATAGAGAAAGCGCCCATGCTGCTATGAGAAATGTGATGAATCGCAAGGTAAGAGTGCATACGATGGATGATGAAGCCATCGAAGGCGTCGTCATAAACGTAGACGCAAAAAATGTGTACATTCTTGTAGAACAAGGCAACAGAGGATTCTTTCCCGGATATCCGCCCTTTGCGCCATACGGGCCCAATCCTAATGTAGTATTGCCGCTAGCATTGTTTAATCTTTTGGCTGTCAGCTTGTTGTGGTAGCAAACGAAGAACCTGCAGTCTGGTCTGCAGGTTCTTTTTTTTATGATAAATTTTAGAAATCTGCATTTACATACATACAGTATGTATGTTAAATTGGATTCATCCCATTGTAGAAGGAGATGTTTTCCATATGAAGCTGCAAGGATTTTATCCTGTGATCATGACAGACAAGATCGCCGAAAGCGCAGAGTTTTACACACGGTTGTTTGGATTTGAGATTGTTTTTGAAGCGGATTGGTATATAAGCCTGAAGAAGGGAGACCAGGAACAAGGCGCCTATGAAATGGCCATTTTGTCCAAAGACCATCCCACGGTACCGTCCGCTTTTCAGAAATCTGTACAGGGATTGATTCTTAATTTTGAGGTGGAGGATGTGGATGCCGAGTACCAAAGGCTGATCATCCACGAAAAGCTGCAGCTTCATCAGGAGATGCGGGATGAGGAATTTGGTCAGCGGCATTTTATTATCAGTGACCCGAATGGGGTACTGATTGACATGATCAAAATCATTCCGCCTTCCCAGACCTTTCTGGAGCAGTATAATGAAGAAGTGTGGTCACCTAACGAGGTTGACTCCAGAGAATGATGCATAGGGGAGAACAACGCTAATTATGAGAAGAAGCAAAAACGAAGCCCACGAGACAATACAGCTGCTGCTGAAGGTAGCCAGAACACAATTTACGGAAAAAGGCTATGCCAATGCGGCACTAGAGGAAATTGCCGACGAAGCTAATGTTACCCGCGGCGCTCTGTATCATCACTTTAAGAATAAACTAGGTTTGTTCCTGGCTGTGCTTGAATTAGTACAATCGGAAATTGCACAGCGCGTTGAAACGGAAGCGGGTAGCTCCGAGGATCCCTGGGAGCAGCTCCTGTTTGGCTGCCGGGCTTTCATTGCTGCTGTGGTAGAGCCGCAGAATAAGCGGATTATGCTCATTGACGGTCCTAGTGTTGTAGGTTGGGAGGCTTGGCGCGAGATGGACGAGTTGCATTCGATGAGTCATTTGCGGGAGCAGTTAACTTTGATGCAGGAGCAGGGAATGATGAAGAAAATCCCTGTTGATGCGATGACCCATGGCTTGTCTGGCGCATTAAATGAATGCTCGCTTTGGGTCGCTCAAATGCCTGCAACCGATAAAGGCATCGAGGAAACGATGGATGTGATTGCCGGCATGTTACAAGGGTTTCGAGTAAGAGACTAAAGTAAATGATAAGGTTTACCCCTATTATGGACCGGTTTTCCAACAAACCTTACAATTTGCACGAATGTTGTAAGCTGGAGAGGTACAGCAATAAATCCATGAAATGGGAAAGGGGGTAACCATGAAACCAATGAAACCGTTGAAGGAATTTTTGGAAGAGCATCAAGATCATCCAATCGAAGCCATCGGAAGCTATATTTCCGAGTACATTGAACATAACTGGCAAACCGTACTTACCGTAAATCAGGAAAAACTGATGAGGGCATACAACGAGGGTGGAGATGCAGCGTATGGGACGTTTTTGAACCTTTTATTCTTGCCCATTCATAGACAATTAAAGGAATTAGGAATACGACCTGAACCGAAATTCCCCGGTGAGTTTGGCATCTCAAGAGAATGGGGAAGCCAGGAAGGGACGGACCAACAGCGCTGGATGTGGAGCACGGTTTATTCGCCAGAGCAGGAGCGACTAGGCACCATCGTCACCGTCGTATATCACGATCATACACAGTTTCGCGTCCCAAGGCAGCCTCGCATCATAGCTTTGCAGGAGACAGAAAAAGAGGAAGTCGTCGCGGCTCTTTCGCTCAAGTCCCCGAATTTTAAGGAAGCACTCGAATTTACGGTTGAATATGAAGCATATCTTCGGAGTTTGCAGGAGTAGGAAGTAACGATGCGGCGGATGCAGCGCGGATTTTTCTGCCCACCAAGGAGATGTCTTCGTCCTAGTATAAGATTTCAGATGGTTCTCATGAGCCTATAAAAAAGCGCCTTGAGCAGGATGAAAATATCCTGAGACAAGGCGCTTTTAATATTTAGATTGAAGACGGCTGATCAACCGTTAGGTCTAACCAGTCTAGTTCTGCCCTTGTCAGCTGGATGGTTGAACCCTCATCACAGGATTTTAATTCTTCGGCTGATTGCGCACCGATCAACGCACAGGTTGGGAATGGTTGGTTCAGCACATAAGCGAGTGCGATCTGTATGGCTGTCACATTTTTCGATGCGGCCAGTTGTTTGGCGCGCTCTAATCGCTCCCAGTTCTCATCGCTGTAGAACACCCGCACAAGATCCGCATTATCCCGAATTTCAGGCGTGAATCGGCCGGTAAAGAATCCTCTCGCTTGGGAAGACCAGGAGAACAACGGGAACTGCTCGGATTCATGCCACGCAATTGTCTCTGCATCGGCAGACACGCAGCCTTTCCAGAACGGCTCGTTTGGTTTGGCCAGACTGAGATTCGGGCTGCTGAAGGAGAAACCGACCAATCCATTCGCCTCGGCATAGGCATTGGCATCCCGGATGCGCTCCCATGTCCAGTTGGATACCCCAATGGCGCCAACGCTGCCATCGGCAATGTATTCGTTCAGAGCCTCAATAACTTCGCCTGCCGGAACCTCAGGGTCGTCACGGTGAAGTGCGTACAGATCGATGAAATTCGTCTGCAGTCTTTCAAAGCTCGTTGTGATGTCACTCTTGATGTCTTTTTTATTTACGCGCGGGCCATTATGGTCATGATGAGCACCCTTGGTCAGTATGACGATCTGATCCCGGTTACCTCTTTCCTGCATGTATCTGCCGATCACTTCTTCGCTTTGACCTCCAGCGTAGATGTGAGCAGTATCAACCGAATTGCCGCCGATGGCCAGGTATGCATCCATATTCGCGGCTGCTTTCTCATACGAATCATGATAGAAGTAGTCCGTTCCTTTCATTAGCACGGAGACGGGTTTGTTTAATCCCTTGATTGATATATATT
Above is a window of Paenibacillus sp. FSL K6-1330 DNA encoding:
- a CDS encoding GNAT family N-acetyltransferase; protein product: MDKHNIQSKSGSFFIKDDGKTVAEITYSPQGNGVISIDHTYISPSLRGQGIADELVRKVIGYAREEDLKIIPACSYAGHYFDKNIDDRGLLYK
- a CDS encoding VOC family protein gives rise to the protein MKLQGFYPVIMTDKIAESAEFYTRLFGFEIVFEADWYISLKKGDQEQGAYEMAILSKDHPTVPSAFQKSVQGLILNFEVEDVDAEYQRLIIHEKLQLHQEMRDEEFGQRHFIISDPNGVLIDMIKIIPPSQTFLEQYNEEVWSPNEVDSRE
- a CDS encoding TetR family transcriptional regulator, coding for MRRSKNEAHETIQLLLKVARTQFTEKGYANAALEEIADEANVTRGALYHHFKNKLGLFLAVLELVQSEIAQRVETEAGSSEDPWEQLLFGCRAFIAAVVEPQNKRIMLIDGPSVVGWEAWREMDELHSMSHLREQLTLMQEQGMMKKIPVDAMTHGLSGALNECSLWVAQMPATDKGIEETMDVIAGMLQGFRVRD
- a CDS encoding DUF6022 family protein, which gives rise to MKPMKPLKEFLEEHQDHPIEAIGSYISEYIEHNWQTVLTVNQEKLMRAYNEGGDAAYGTFLNLLFLPIHRQLKELGIRPEPKFPGEFGISREWGSQEGTDQQRWMWSTVYSPEQERLGTIVTVVYHDHTQFRVPRQPRIIALQETEKEEVVAALSLKSPNFKEALEFTVEYEAYLRSLQE
- a CDS encoding aldo/keto reductase, which translates into the protein MKYISIKGLNKPVSVLMKGTDYFYHDSYEKAAANMDAYLAIGGNSVDTAHIYAGGQSEEVIGRYMQERGNRDQIVILTKGAHHDHNGPRVNKKDIKSDITTSFERLQTNFIDLYALHRDDPEVPAGEVIEALNEYIADGSVGAIGVSNWTWERIRDANAYAEANGLVGFSFSSPNLSLAKPNEPFWKGCVSADAETIAWHESEQFPLFSWSSQARGFFTGRFTPEIRDNADLVRVFYSDENWERLERAKQLAASKNVTAIQIALAYVLNQPFPTCALIGAQSAEELKSCDEGSTIQLTRAELDWLDLTVDQPSSI